Part of the candidate division KSB1 bacterium genome is shown below.
GCTCAAACTGCCCGCATTGAGCATTGAAGGCATCCGCGCCAAGATGGTGGGCCTTACAAGCGCCGAGATAGGTCTCCAAGTGCGGGTCCACAATCCCAATTCCTTGGGTTTCAACATCAGCCGGTTGAGCTATGCGCTCACGCTCCATGACAAGGTCCCGGCCAACGGACTGCTTCAGAACTTGCAATTGCCTGCACACGGCGCTGCGGAGTTTACTCTGCCCGTGACGGTTGACGTGGTCAAGGTAGGCCAAGCGCTCTTTTCGACCCTCACCTCAAAGCAGCCGCTGAAGTACGACTTGAAAGCAGACGTGGTGATGGGCACGGGACTCGACCTGCTCCGCGAGGCCTCGCTCCACCTGACCCACAGTGGGCAGATCGCGCCCTGAGCAGAGCCGGCGCACATTGTCATGGGTCACGTGGCAAGCAGCTCTTGGCCCAACAGTGGGGAGGCCGGAGCGCCGGCAGGCCTTTTTCCGCTCATTGCGCGGCGGTATGACCTCCTGAACCGCATCATTTCCTTTGGCCAGGACTTGCACTGGCGGAGGCTTGCTGCCGCGCGCTGTATGCCACTGACCCAGGGCCGCGTTTTGGACGTGGCCACTGGGACGGGCGACCAGCTTTTGGCTTTGGCAAGAGTGCTGGACCCAGGCTGTCAATTGGTGGGCCTGGATAGCTGTAGCACCATGCTCGGGCGGGCTCAAGAGAAAATTTCCCGCCAATATGGGCGAGCTTCCATCTATCTTTGCCGTGCGGAGGCGCTCAATCTGCCATTTCGCGACGGCTCGTTTGCGGCGGTGACGATGTCGTTTGCCATCCGCAACTTCCCGCAGCGTCTCCGCGCGCTATCCGAAGCGCGCCGGGTGCTCATCCATGGCGGGCGCTTGGTCATACTCGAGGCCAGCGTTCCCGACAACGGCTTCGTGCGGCTCCTCTTTCGTGCCTACTGTCGCTTCATACTGCCACTTTGCGCCGGTATGCTCTCCGGCCAC
Proteins encoded:
- a CDS encoding ubiquinone/menaquinone biosynthesis methyltransferase, with product MGHVASSSWPNSGEAGAPAGLFPLIARRYDLLNRIISFGQDLHWRRLAAARCMPLTQGRVLDVATGTGDQLLALARVLDPGCQLVGLDSCSTMLGRAQEKISRQYGRASIYLCRAEALNLPFRDGSFAAVTMSFAIRNFPQRLRALSEARRVLIHGGRLVILEASVPDNGFVRLLFRAYCRFILPLCAGMLSGHFAAYRYLCDSIFHFPPPDEFRALLSKAGFTPLQEESFSLGAARLYLALTAPDQPKGFSP